Proteins encoded together in one Festucalex cinctus isolate MCC-2025b chromosome 8, RoL_Fcin_1.0, whole genome shotgun sequence window:
- the ddi2 gene encoding protein DDI1 homolog 2 isoform X2: protein MLVTVFCAPRDRPETTFALDVSPELELRDFVALCELESGIPAGEIQISYVEQILKDPTRALGTYGVKDGDVVVLRQADRRPPPTQPAFPGLPHIDFRSITVPGASTSTAPHSIVRPPQQQAAPPPPPQQQQQQEPMQQQPPPPQQQPQRSAQPSTFNPPAFRGSSSQGLDDPALLQQMLLSNPHELSLLKERNPPLAEALLSGDLERFTKVLLEQQQDRAKREQERIRLLTADPFDLEAQAKIEEDIRQHNVEENMTIAMEEAPESFGQVVMLYINCKVNGHPVKAFVDSGAQMTIMSQACAERCNIMRLVDRRWAGVAKGVGTQKIIGRVHLAQVQIEGDFLPCSFSILEDQPMDMLLGLDMLKRHQCSIDLKKSVLVIGTTGTETRFLSEAELPDCARLAYGPEGREESRPQEMADRELAEALQRSIHESDTADGQTTSPQPPPLSLPSASDQMSSSDHPQTPDLDCTQIPVERPSGPDQFGLREPHLPTEQDHLQTPPLEDHTVSVDEALGPSQSAEALQCPQGGEKGTMEPFNVENTATLPYPELAHSQPMDHEATETTDPCQSDSVQMDSSHSDPPKGSDGIPSLAAALMELHELLLSNNCGAPRAPTHPQEEDPTRAAEEPSDAKAKPTAADGPSAREGADSSEGPLQTPDGSRDPSVVYRESPPEPPAKARDPSIYNPESASPPQPPPEHRDASIYNPEPASPPDPDGDFREPPEGPLVCGDECGRTPDANPLDSLVSGTVAGPPPAPSTERFPAEHIQRIQAAGFSARDAAEALEQAHGVVELALLALLARSITVPT from the exons atctccTATGTAGAGCAGATCCTAAAAGACCCCACTCGTGCCTTAGGGACTTACGGTGTGAAGGATGGAGACGTGGTGGTCCTCAGACAAGCTGACAGAAGGCCGCCACCCACTCAGCCAGCCTTCCCAG GTCTGCCCCATATCGACTTTCGCTCCATCACAGTCCCTGGCGCCTCCACTTCAACCGCTCCCCATAGCATCGTCAGGCCGCCGCAACAACAGgccgcaccgccgccgccgccacagcagcagcagcagcaggaaccGATGCAGCAGCAGCCGCCACCTCCTCAGCAACAGCCACAGCGCAGCGCGCAACCCTCCACCTTTAACCCGCCAGCCTTTCGCGGCTCCTCCTCTCAGGGGCTTGACGACCCCGCCTTACTCCAGCAGATGCTCCTGTCCAATCCACACGagctgtccctcctgaaagagCGAAACCCGCCGCTCGCCGAGGCCTTGCTGAGCGGAGATCTAG AACGTTTCACCAAAGTGCTGCTGGAGCAGCAGCAGGATCGAGCCAAGCGGGAGCAAGAGCGAATCCGACTGCTGACTGCGGATCCTTTTGATTTGGAAGCGCAGGCAAAGATCGAGGAGGATATCAG GCAGCACAATGTCGAAGAAAATATGACCATTGCAATGGAGGAGGCCCCGGAAAGCTTCGGGCAGGTGGTTATGCTCTACATTAACTGCAAAGTCAACGGGCACCCTGTGAAAGCTTTTGTCGACTCAG GCGCCCAAATGACCATCATGAGCCAAGCCTGTGCGGAGCGCTGCAACATCATGCGATTGGTAGATCGGCGCTGGGCGGGCGTGGCCAAGGGAGTGGGCACGCAGAAGATCATCGGCAGGGTTCATTTGG CTCAGGTCCAGATTGAAGGGGACTTTCTTCCCTGCTCTTTCTCCATCTTGGAGGACCAGCCGATGGACATGCTGCTGGGCCTGGACATGCTCAAGAGACACCAG TGTTCTATCGACCTGAAGAAAAGCGTGCTCGTCATCGGCACAACTGGCACCGAGACTCGCTTCCTGTCCGAGGCCGAGCTGCCCGATTGCGCCCGGCTGGCCTACGGGCCTGAGGGACGCGAGGAAAGCCGGCCCCAAGAGATGGCGGACAGGGAGCTCGCCGAGGCACTTCAGCGGTCCATACATGAAAGCG acactgCAGACGGACAGACTACCTCACCGCAGCCGCCGCCATTGTCACTACCCTCTGCCTCAGACCAAATGTCCTCAAGCGACCATCCCCAGACCCCCGACTTGGATTGCACCCAGATCCCTGTGGAGCGGCCCTCAGGACCGGACCAATTTGGCCTCCGGGAGCCTCATCTGCCTACAGAGCAGGATCATCTCCAGACTCCCCCTTTGGAAGATCACACTGTCTCTGTCGACGAAGCCCTGGGGCCCAGTCAGTCAGCTGAAGCGCTCCAGTGTCCTCAGGGTGGCGAGAAGGGGACTATGGAACCATTCAATGTAGAGAACACCGCCACCCTCCCCTATCCAGAACTAGCACACAGTCAACCCATGGACCACGAGGCGACTGAAACAACGGACCCGTGCCAGTCGGACTCTGTCCAAATGGACTCCTCACACAGCGATCCGCCCAAGGGCTCTGATGGCATCCCGTCTCTGGCCGCTGCTCTCATGGAGCTCCACGAACTGCTGCTCTCCAACAACTGTGGTGCCCCCCGGGCCCCAACTCATCCCCAGGAGGAGGATCCAACCCGAGCCGCAGAAGAACCAAGCGATGCCAAAGCCAAACCAACTGCTGCTGACGGACCCTCGGCGAGAGAAGGGGCAGACTCTTCGGAGGGGCCCCTGCAGACTCCAGATGGATCCAGAGACCCCAGCGTTGTTTATCGCGAGAGTCCTCCGGAGCCCCCAGCTAAAGCCAGGGACCCCAGCATTTATAATCCCGAGTCGGCAAGTCCTCCACAGCCTCCACCCGAACACAGAGACGCTAGCATTTATAACCCCGAGCCGGCAAGTCCTCCCGATCCTGACGGGGATTTCAGGGAACCCCCCGAGGGGCCGCTGGTGTGCGGGGATGAATGCGGACGAACGCCGGACGCAAACCCCCTGGACAGTCTTGTCTCCGGCACCGTCGCCGGTCCACCTCCCGCACCCTCGACAGAGCGATTTCCGGCCGAACACATCCAGAGAATCCAGGCTGCAGGTTTTTCTGCCCGCGATGCTGCAGAGGCTTTAGAGCAGGCGCACGGGGTCGTGGAGCTGGCTCTGCTGGCGCTCCTGGCCCGCAGCATCACTGTGCCCACCTAA
- the ddi2 gene encoding protein DDI1 homolog 2 isoform X1 — translation MLVTVFCAPRDRPETTFALDVSPELELRDFVALCELESGIPAGEIQISYVEQILKDPTRALGTYGVKDGDVVVLRQADRRPPPTQPAFPGLPHIDFRSITVPGASTSTAPHSIVRPPQQQAAPPPPPQQQQQQEPMQQQPPPPQQQPQRSAQPSTFNPPAFRGSSSQGLDDPALLQQMLLSNPHELSLLKERNPPLAEALLSGDLERFTKVLLEQQQDRAKREQERIRLLTADPFDLEAQAKIEEDIRQHNVEENMTIAMEEAPESFGQVVMLYINCKVNGHPVKAFVDSGAQMTIMSQACAERCNIMRLVDRRWAGVAKGVGTQKIIGRVHLAQVQIEGDFLPCSFSILEDQPMDMLLGLDMLKRHQCSIDLKKSVLVIGTTGTETRFLSEAELPDCARLAYGPEGREESRPQEMADRELAEALQRSIHESEDTADGQTTSPQPPPLSLPSASDQMSSSDHPQTPDLDCTQIPVERPSGPDQFGLREPHLPTEQDHLQTPPLEDHTVSVDEALGPSQSAEALQCPQGGEKGTMEPFNVENTATLPYPELAHSQPMDHEATETTDPCQSDSVQMDSSHSDPPKGSDGIPSLAAALMELHELLLSNNCGAPRAPTHPQEEDPTRAAEEPSDAKAKPTAADGPSAREGADSSEGPLQTPDGSRDPSVVYRESPPEPPAKARDPSIYNPESASPPQPPPEHRDASIYNPEPASPPDPDGDFREPPEGPLVCGDECGRTPDANPLDSLVSGTVAGPPPAPSTERFPAEHIQRIQAAGFSARDAAEALEQAHGVVELALLALLARSITVPT, via the exons atctccTATGTAGAGCAGATCCTAAAAGACCCCACTCGTGCCTTAGGGACTTACGGTGTGAAGGATGGAGACGTGGTGGTCCTCAGACAAGCTGACAGAAGGCCGCCACCCACTCAGCCAGCCTTCCCAG GTCTGCCCCATATCGACTTTCGCTCCATCACAGTCCCTGGCGCCTCCACTTCAACCGCTCCCCATAGCATCGTCAGGCCGCCGCAACAACAGgccgcaccgccgccgccgccacagcagcagcagcagcaggaaccGATGCAGCAGCAGCCGCCACCTCCTCAGCAACAGCCACAGCGCAGCGCGCAACCCTCCACCTTTAACCCGCCAGCCTTTCGCGGCTCCTCCTCTCAGGGGCTTGACGACCCCGCCTTACTCCAGCAGATGCTCCTGTCCAATCCACACGagctgtccctcctgaaagagCGAAACCCGCCGCTCGCCGAGGCCTTGCTGAGCGGAGATCTAG AACGTTTCACCAAAGTGCTGCTGGAGCAGCAGCAGGATCGAGCCAAGCGGGAGCAAGAGCGAATCCGACTGCTGACTGCGGATCCTTTTGATTTGGAAGCGCAGGCAAAGATCGAGGAGGATATCAG GCAGCACAATGTCGAAGAAAATATGACCATTGCAATGGAGGAGGCCCCGGAAAGCTTCGGGCAGGTGGTTATGCTCTACATTAACTGCAAAGTCAACGGGCACCCTGTGAAAGCTTTTGTCGACTCAG GCGCCCAAATGACCATCATGAGCCAAGCCTGTGCGGAGCGCTGCAACATCATGCGATTGGTAGATCGGCGCTGGGCGGGCGTGGCCAAGGGAGTGGGCACGCAGAAGATCATCGGCAGGGTTCATTTGG CTCAGGTCCAGATTGAAGGGGACTTTCTTCCCTGCTCTTTCTCCATCTTGGAGGACCAGCCGATGGACATGCTGCTGGGCCTGGACATGCTCAAGAGACACCAG TGTTCTATCGACCTGAAGAAAAGCGTGCTCGTCATCGGCACAACTGGCACCGAGACTCGCTTCCTGTCCGAGGCCGAGCTGCCCGATTGCGCCCGGCTGGCCTACGGGCCTGAGGGACGCGAGGAAAGCCGGCCCCAAGAGATGGCGGACAGGGAGCTCGCCGAGGCACTTCAGCGGTCCATACATGAAAGCG aagacactgCAGACGGACAGACTACCTCACCGCAGCCGCCGCCATTGTCACTACCCTCTGCCTCAGACCAAATGTCCTCAAGCGACCATCCCCAGACCCCCGACTTGGATTGCACCCAGATCCCTGTGGAGCGGCCCTCAGGACCGGACCAATTTGGCCTCCGGGAGCCTCATCTGCCTACAGAGCAGGATCATCTCCAGACTCCCCCTTTGGAAGATCACACTGTCTCTGTCGACGAAGCCCTGGGGCCCAGTCAGTCAGCTGAAGCGCTCCAGTGTCCTCAGGGTGGCGAGAAGGGGACTATGGAACCATTCAATGTAGAGAACACCGCCACCCTCCCCTATCCAGAACTAGCACACAGTCAACCCATGGACCACGAGGCGACTGAAACAACGGACCCGTGCCAGTCGGACTCTGTCCAAATGGACTCCTCACACAGCGATCCGCCCAAGGGCTCTGATGGCATCCCGTCTCTGGCCGCTGCTCTCATGGAGCTCCACGAACTGCTGCTCTCCAACAACTGTGGTGCCCCCCGGGCCCCAACTCATCCCCAGGAGGAGGATCCAACCCGAGCCGCAGAAGAACCAAGCGATGCCAAAGCCAAACCAACTGCTGCTGACGGACCCTCGGCGAGAGAAGGGGCAGACTCTTCGGAGGGGCCCCTGCAGACTCCAGATGGATCCAGAGACCCCAGCGTTGTTTATCGCGAGAGTCCTCCGGAGCCCCCAGCTAAAGCCAGGGACCCCAGCATTTATAATCCCGAGTCGGCAAGTCCTCCACAGCCTCCACCCGAACACAGAGACGCTAGCATTTATAACCCCGAGCCGGCAAGTCCTCCCGATCCTGACGGGGATTTCAGGGAACCCCCCGAGGGGCCGCTGGTGTGCGGGGATGAATGCGGACGAACGCCGGACGCAAACCCCCTGGACAGTCTTGTCTCCGGCACCGTCGCCGGTCCACCTCCCGCACCCTCGACAGAGCGATTTCCGGCCGAACACATCCAGAGAATCCAGGCTGCAGGTTTTTCTGCCCGCGATGCTGCAGAGGCTTTAGAGCAGGCGCACGGGGTCGTGGAGCTGGCTCTGCTGGCGCTCCTGGCCCGCAGCATCACTGTGCCCACCTAA